The proteins below are encoded in one region of Anoplopoma fimbria isolate UVic2021 breed Golden Eagle Sablefish chromosome 19, Afim_UVic_2022, whole genome shotgun sequence:
- the galk2 gene encoding N-acetylgalactosamine kinase has translation MATNPPKLKAAISGNERLQNLKNTFEKKYGESPHFYACAPGRVNLIGEHIDYCGYSVLPMAIERNILAAVSVNNSGTITLANTNPQYTDFTVSCSEDIAIDRENPQWHYYFLCGVKGIQEKFGIAQLAGMSCVVDGTIPPSSGLSSSSALVCCAGLVTVEANQKSLSKVALAEICAKSERYIGTEGGGMDQSISFLAERGTAKLIEFQPLKATDVKLPDGAVFVISNCCVEMNKAASSHFNIRVVECRIATKMLAQARGLDSSRLLKLVQVQTELKASLEEMLALVDEVLHPEPYSREEICKELGVTSEQFSSELLSANTQHVTHFKLHQRAKHVYGEAARVLRFKSVCDSEPAESVRLLGDLMNQSHASCRDLYECSCSELDQLVDICLKSGAVGSRLTGAGWGGCAVSMVPSEKVESFLRAVSEAYYLPDPRRAAMEKQSLFVSKPGGGAAVFLPE, from the exons ATGGCTACAAACCCACCTAAGTTAAAGGCTGCAATATCTGGCAATGAAAG gCTGCAAAACTTGAAAAACacgtttgaaaaaaagtatggAGAATCTCCTCACTTCTATGCATGTGCACCTGGAAGGGTCAATCTAATag GAGAGCATATTGATTACTGTGGCTATTCTGTTCTTCCGATGGCCATTGAGAGGAATATCCTCGCAGCCGTCTCTGTGAACAATTCAGGGACAATCACACTGGCCAACACAAATCCTCAGTACAC GGATTTCACTGTGTCATGTTCAGAGGACATCGCCATAGACAGAGAGAATCCACAGTGGCATTACTACTTTCTCTGTGGAGTAAAAGGTATTCAG GAGAAGTTTGGTATTGCTCAGTTAGCAGGGATGTCATGTGTGGTAGATGGAACCATTCCTCCGAGCTCCGGCCTCTCCAGCTCTAGTGCCTTAGTTTGTTGTGCCGGGCTCGTAACAGTGGAGGCAAATCAGAAGTCCCTCTCCAAG GTGGCCCTGGCGGAGATTTGTGCCAAAAGTGAGCGCTACATCGGCACAGAAGGAGGCGGCATGGACCAGTCCATCTCATTCCTGGCAGAGAGAGGCACT GCAAAGCTAATCGAGTTCCAGCCTTTAAAGGCCACCGATGTCAAGCTCCCAGATGGCGCCGTGTTCGTGATCTCCAACTGCTGCGTTGAGATGAACAAAGCTGCTTCTTCTCACTTCAACATCCGTGTGGTGGAGTGTCGAATCGCCACAAAG ATGCTGGCCCAGGCACGAGGTCTGGACTCGAGCCGGTTGTTGAAGCTGGTGCAGGTTCAGACGGAGCTGAAGGCCTCCCTGGAGGAGATGCTGGCTCTGGTGGACGAGGTGCTGCATCCGGAGCCCTACAGCCGAGAAGAGATCTGCAAGGAGCTGGGCGTCACTTCAGAGCAATTTTCCTCAGAGCTGCTGAGCGCCAACACTCAGCATG tgACGCATTTCAAGCTGCACCAGCGAGCCAAGCATGTGTACGGTGAAGCTGCGCGGGTGCTGCGGTTTAAGAGCGTGTGCGACTCTGAACCTGCCGAATCCGTACGGCTACTGGGAGACCTGATGAACCAGAGCCATGCAAGCTGCAGAGACCTGTATGAGTGCAGCTGCTCTGAACTGGACCAACTGGTGGACATCTGTCT GAAGTCGGGTGCAGTGGGCTCCCGGCTGACAGGAGCAGGTTGGGGCGGCTGTGCTGTTTCCATGGTTCCCAGTGAGAAGGTTGAGTCTTTCTTAAGAGCAGTGAGCGAGGCCTACTACCTCCCCGATCCACGCAGAGCAGCGATGGAAAAACAGAGTTTGTTCGTGTCAAAGCCAGGCGGGGGAGCTGCAGTTTTCCTCCCGGAGTAA